One Pecten maximus chromosome 16, xPecMax1.1, whole genome shotgun sequence DNA window includes the following coding sequences:
- the LOC117345014 gene encoding uncharacterized protein LOC117345014: MASLLGGCITALCLSQCVFMAFAASTTAPPTTTTTTTATTTTTTPTTTTTPTTTTTTEAPYLQWAYPELKERAPGKDDRIAIVGGTIQGIHFAIALTDAGYKDVNVYESSHRLGGEGFSVYFNGQTFLLGETVIYDEEGIASELNKRFESTSLLTVPNPDIWTSKTSKVSFKDYLLKVAKEVSPTAALTSANIVVHYQGLLKRYKTALKSNFGDYNGHVMRRPLDNELQRLNKTFLVFLKANKVEALKSLFQIMLTSVGAGDIAEVPALYGAMFINQKIATILSNKLGKNAPIASVFKKGIQFVMEDVVKMNGLDVKLDYETNEIERHADGYYHLYYKKEYVKTTSKKKRCSKGYFKRKFDHIFIAVEPEEFIPFLANPSSELMDVLETLSASFNTYTLLRTNRSSDAITNEQFAFNNYEDFNVHQCLDSLPALGQKGTAEGKYSVCLQESDVSNRTLLADAMHTHIQDMKYNLMNPSSNTSVEDTLKLFQRWEGEKFGAQAMADGNLWKLMNMQGKDGLWFLSRAASFGYSDAMFDYNNRLLKSMGVI, from the exons ATGGCTTCCCTACTAGGAGGTTGTATTACTGCCCTATGCCTTTCACAATGT GTTTTTATGGCTTTTGCTGCCTCAACGACCGCTCCACCCACCACTACCACAACTACTACGgcgacaacaacaacaacaacgccGACTACTACCACAACCCCAACCacaacaacaaccacagaag CGCCTTATTTACAATGGGCGTATCCTGAATTGAAAGAGAGGGCTCCAGGCAAAGACGACCGGATAGCTATTGTTGGAGGCACAATTCAGGGAATCCATTTCGCTATTGCACTTACT GATGCCGGTTACAAAGACGTGAATGTGTATGAATCAAGCCACAGATTAGGAGGAGAGGGATTCTCTGTTTATTTTAATGGACAAACCTTCCTCCTTGGAGAAACCGTTATCTATGACGAGGAAGGGATTGCATCAGAATTGAATAAGCGTTTTGAATCCACATCGCTTCTAACAGTACCAAACCCGGATATATGGACTTCCAAAACAA GTAAGGTGTCATTCAAGGATTACCTTTTAAAAGTGGCCAAAGAAGTCAGTCCAACGGCCGCTCTCACTTCTGCCAATATTGTAGTCCATTATCAAGGATtactaaaaaggtacaaaaCAGCCCTTAAGTCAAATTTTGGAGACTACAATGGTCACGTGATGCGGCGTCCCCTTGACAATGAACTCCAACGATTAAACAAGACATTCCTAGTTTTTCTGAAAGCCAACAAGGTTGAGGCTCTTAAGTCTCTGTTTCAAATAATGCTTACTTCAGTAGGTGCAGGTGACATCGCTGAAGTGCCGGCTTTATATGGCGCCATGTTCATCAACCAAAAGATAGCAACAATTCTATCGAACAAGCTAGGCAAAAACGCACCCATTGCAAGTGTATTCAAGAAAGGCATTCAATTCGTTATGGAAGATGTCGTAAAAATGAATGGGCTTGACGTTAAATTGGATTACGAAACAAACGAAATCGAACGACATGCCGATggatattatcatttgtattacaaaAAAGAATATGTGAAGACCACTAGCAAGAAGAAGAGATGCTCGAAAGGATACTTTAAACGTAAATTTGATCATATCTTCATTGCTGTAGAACCAGAGGAGTTCATCCCATTTCTTGCAAACCCAAGTTCAGAGTTGATGGACGTTTTAGAGACACTGTCGGCCTCATTTAACACCTATACCCTACTTAGAACAAACCGGTCTTCTGATGCAATTACAAATGAACAGTTTGCATTCAATAATTATGAAGATTTCAACGTTCATCAATGTCTTGACAGCCTGCCAGCTTTAGGCCAAAAGGGGACTGCCGAAGGCAAGTACTCCGTTTGCTTGCAAGAGTCCGATGTCAGTAATCGTACATTACTGGCAGACGCTATGCATACGCATATTCAAGACATGAAATACAATCTCATGAATCCGAGTTCAAATACTTCGGTAGAGGATACACTTAAATTATTCCAACGCTGGGAAGGAGAAAAATTTGGCGCACAGGCAATGGCGGATGGAAACCTATGGAAGCTTATGAACATGCAAGGCAAAGACGGTCTGTGGTTTCTGAGTCGAGCCGCAAGTTTCGGATATTCGGATGCCATGTTTGATTATAATAATCGATTACTGAAATCGATGGGAGTTATCTAA